GGCGATTGCCGCCCCGAGCGCATGTGGATGCACATGTCGGCCACCACGATGGCCAGTTTGGGCCCGTGCTGCTTTTCAATCAGCGCCAGCATCATGTCGATGGCGGTATTGCCGCCGCCACAGGTGGTGATCCGCCCGTCCAGCTCGTAGATGTTCGGGGTTGGGGTCAGGTTCGGAAAGGCCTCGGCAAAGCCGGGCTGGTTCTCCCAATGCAGGGTGAAACGACGTTCCTCCAGCAGCCCCGCCCGGGCCAGGGCAAAGGCGCCGGTACAGATACCGCCAAGGGCGCTGCCGTGGCGGTATTCCCGCCGCAGCCAGGCCAGCACGGCGGGCGAATAGCTCTTTTCCGGCTCGACCCCGGCGCAGACAAAACCCATCGCCTCGGGCGGCAAGGGCGCCAGCGCCTGATCGGGGGTGATGCGCAGCCCGTTGGAACAGGTCACCGGCGCGCCGTTCTCGGTCATCGTATGCCAGGTGTACAGCTGTGTCTTGGTCAGCTGGTTGGCGATGCGCAGCGGCTCGATCGCGGCGGCCACCGCCAGCATCGTTGCCTTGGGCAGCAGCAGAAAGCGGAAATCCTGCGGCGGCCCGTCATAGTGCAGCGAAACCGAGGCAGAGGCGGCTTTGGAAACAAAGGGGGTCTGGGTCATGACGCTCGGGCAGGGGCGGGAACCGGCATCGGCTCCGCCGGGTTACACGCCCCTACCGTGCTGTGCGCCAGAGGCAAGGTCAAGATGCGGCGGTTCGTGCCTTGTTTGCGTCAGCCTGCCCTGCCGGTCTGCGGCAAACGAAATCGCCTCCGGCCCTTGCAGCCCCTCCAAGGCGACACTAAGACTCGTGTAACCCTCCTCGGGTAATGTCCCGAACCAACGCTAATGAGCAGGCAGGTCCCAGATGTTCGATCCCGTCGATACCTATATGAACACCCTTGTCCCCATGGTGGTCGAGCAGACCAGCCGGGGCGAGCGCGCCTATGACATCTTCTCGCGCCTGCTGAAGGAGCGGATCATCTTCATCAACGGCCCGATCCATGACGGGATGAGCCATCTGATCGTGGCCCAGCTGCTGCATCTGGAAGCCGAGAATCCGAACAAGGAAATCTCGATCTACATCAACAGCCCCGGAGGCGTGGTGACCAGCGGCCTGTCGATCTATGACACCATGCAGTATATCAAGCCGAAATGCTCGACCCTGGTGATCGGCCAGGCGGCCTCGATGGGCTCGGTCCTGCTGGCGGGCGGCGAAAAGGGCATGCGTTTCTCGCTGCCCAACAGCCGCATCATGGTGCACCAGCCCTCGGGCGGGTATCAGGGCCAGGCCAGCGACATCATGATCCATGCCGCCGAGACCCAGAAGCTCAAGGACCGGCTCTATGACATCTATGTCAAGCACACCGGCCAGACCAAGAAAGCCGTTGAAAAGGCGCTGGACCGCGACAATTTCATGTCGCCGGAAGAGGCCAAGGAATGGGGCCATATCGACGAGATCGTCGAAAGCCGCAGCAAGGGCGACGACGCAGAGTGAGCGATCCGGCCAGCGGGCATGACCGCAGGTCGGGAAGTTTGACATTGTAGCGGCCGGTATGCTGGCCTAAGCTTTACGAACAGACGGCGGCCCGCCTGCGCAGAGCGGGGCGCCGGGACGAAGGCCGGAAAGGGTGACCATGGCGACGAATTCAGGCGGTGACAGCAAGAACACGCTTTACTGCAGCTTCTGCGGCAAGAGCCAGCATGAGGTGCGCAAACTGATTGCCGGTCCAACGGTGTTCATCTGCGACGAATGCGTCGAGCTGTGCATGGACATCATCCGCGAAGAGACCAAAAGCAGCAGCCTGAAATCCTCGGACGGGGTGCCCACGCCGCGCGATATCTGCGATGTGCTGGATGACTATGTGATCGGCCAGTCCACCGCCAAGCGGGTGCTCTCGGTCGCCGTACACAACCATTACAAGCGTCTGAACCACGCCCAGAAGGCTGGCAGCGATATCGAACTGGCCAAGTCGAACATCCTGCTGATCGGC
The window above is part of the Ruegeria pomeroyi DSS-3 genome. Proteins encoded here:
- a CDS encoding GlxA family transcriptional regulator, which encodes MTQTPFVSKAASASVSLHYDGPPQDFRFLLLPKATMLAVAAAIEPLRIANQLTKTQLYTWHTMTENGAPVTCSNGLRITPDQALAPLPPEAMGFVCAGVEPEKSYSPAVLAWLRREYRHGSALGGICTGAFALARAGLLEERRFTLHWENQPGFAEAFPNLTPTPNIYELDGRITTCGGGNTAIDMMLALIEKQHGPKLAIVVADMCIHMRSGRQSPQRSARSVAIGSRNPALIKAIELMEAELEEPLTNDDLCDRLGISRRQLERLFKRYLDQGPMAFYLNLRIERAFIFLNETNMTVAEIAAATGFANTSHLSRQFRARYGASPHSFRKAWS
- a CDS encoding ATP-dependent Clp protease proteolytic subunit, which gives rise to MFDPVDTYMNTLVPMVVEQTSRGERAYDIFSRLLKERIIFINGPIHDGMSHLIVAQLLHLEAENPNKEISIYINSPGGVVTSGLSIYDTMQYIKPKCSTLVIGQAASMGSVLLAGGEKGMRFSLPNSRIMVHQPSGGYQGQASDIMIHAAETQKLKDRLYDIYVKHTGQTKKAVEKALDRDNFMSPEEAKEWGHIDEIVESRSKGDDAE